CGCTCTGAACCGCGCCGCTTCCGAGCACGAGGTCCCTACCTTGACTAACGCCGCCACCCCCGCCGCCACCGCCAGTGGCGTTGGTGGCGGCGGTTGTGGTAGTGGTCTGCTGGGCGAGTATGGGCATCGCCAGCACAAGCAACGCCAGCGCGGCTATTGCAAGCTTCTTAGCCTTCTCCGTGGCCTTCTCCTTGTCTTTGATTTGGGAGACGTTTTTCGGGGGCATGTACGCCTTGCTCGGGAGGGCAGAAAAACCTTACAAGTCGCCTAAAATTTCTCCACGGGCCTGCCCCCGGCGTGGGCATTCCCCGCCGTATTACGTCCACGCCTCAGGTAGGGGAGTGGATATAACGCGGCGTTTATGCCAACGCCTAGGTCATTACACGGCGTGTAATGCCCGCGCCGGGGACAAATCCGACGAGAAATGTCCCCGGCGGGGACAAAACCCGCCGTTTTATGCCAACGCCGAGGTCAATACACGTCGGTAAATGTCCCCGGCGTTGTCAAAAAAGGCGTGTAATGTCCACGCTGTGGACATTACTCGGTGTTTATGTCCCCGCCGTGGTCAATAAAGGTGGGGAATGTCTCCGGCGTGGACGTCACCCGGCGTTTTCGTCCACGGCGCCTCCGGCGGTGCCCAACTGCCGCCTCCTCAGAATCGTCACCCACACGTTGTCTACAGGCGGAGTGCCCGGCCTCTCGGCGGCGCCCCCTCCCCCGGCCTTCTCCTTTGCAGACTTCTCCACAACAACCACGCCACTCCCCGCGCCTGCGGCCTTGGCCCACCTCCTCACAGACCTCTCTGAGACGCCGAGGAGAGAGGCCACCTCCTCTACGGAGAGCCCCCTCTCTAGAAGCCTAACGGCGGCCTCCCTCAGCTTTTCACAGCAGAGGCGGCCCGGGATCCTCGGCATGTGGATAGTTTTCTACAGGTGGATAAAGGCTACTTCTTTATATTCCGCCAGTAGATGTCGTGTGTCTTGTACTCCTCGATACCTGTCTCTAGAGTGACGACGGTGGGGTGTCCCCAG
The Pyrobaculum sp. 3827-6 genome window above contains:
- a CDS encoding helix-turn-helix domain-containing protein, with the protein product MPRIPGRLCCEKLREAAVRLLERGLSVEEVASLLGVSERSVRRWAKAAGAGSGVVVVEKSAKEKAGGGGAAERPGTPPVDNVWVTILRRRQLGTAGGAVDENAG